cattagatttataatgttgtgtatataaacccatcagaaaaagaagaagaaaatgaattttttttctcaaaaatttctaGAGCCCTCTCTCACTCTAAGCACACATTCTCTTTTAACCCTCACACATACAAAAACCCACTCACCATCAATCGCCACCCCCACGTGCTTCTTAGTGTTCCAACGCAACTATTGTAAGTCTGACCTCCCGTCCAGGTtcgcaaaattaatttttttattgtgtcatGCAATAGTTCTCGAGATGTGTTTTTTatcttggttgaatttgatgttttcagtatttcttttgatataaaaaaaacattactgtcaTGCTTTTTGgggttcattagttttataattaaggttttgttgattgctttgggttgtgaacattgttgcatgaataagtgagaaatatcatgttttgacattgtatgaatatgttgtgccatattttttcatgttaagggttgtaaactttttcatattaaaataatatgtttaatcctaaacgttatttcttaatcttttatttatttatttttctaatgttttcataaattgtggATACGAAATAGTCAAATTTTGTTGGGTATCAATGTCTTATTTCGAAAGTTTTAAAAggaagtaataacaaataaataatttaaatacccttttaacttttaaaatgtataagtgctCGTATGACCACTCGCGTCGACTTAGTACTTAATACCTTCGCTTTTCTATAAGATTgctaaaaaatacaaaattttcaaatattaaaaaagaataatatcaaCATCTTCGaataaattgttttcaaaaagtttttgcataaagaactacgtgaccctgattctccattatgaatggggatacgtaggagcaaggagtaatccttgtcgggcccaaaaaacaaaaaaatcttttttgtttccttatttttctttgtcatctttatttatttatttttattattgttaatttattagtttattaatttattaatttttattttgttttatttatttatattttatttatttattttattttatttctttttttttaaatagatatttaaaggagaccacatcaatttgtattttaattaaaggtaccgtttTAAGGATGGGCgtggtagggtgctaacaccttccctacacGTAATTAACTCCCGTACCCCTAATCTCTGTTTTCgtagaccttgctcttttttatggttttccatagtttcctataataactatggtggcgactccaaaacctctttttagaaaaattttatttttttggttcgtcatctcgtcgcgatttcggtcgtgacagatggcgactccactaggGACTTTAGAGAGTTAggccatttaattaaatatataaaattgatgtggttgtttcaaaattttttttttgtttttttatttttttttttgttttttctctcttttctttttaattctttttttttccgtCCTATATtcatgtttgttttattttattttatttctcattatttattattattgtgtatatttttgttaattttggatgtttttttattttattttattttatttattgttcataTTACTTTATTCTTATGCTTGAATTTTGAATCCTAGGATAGAtgactttattatatatatttttgtttgtttttcttctctgtttGTCTGCAGGAAGGGGTTTGGGTATGCATTATCCTctcttcacacacacacactatgtGCATgacatgagtggggccctatacccgggcCTAAGTAACTTTAGAagtagaggggattgtgtagtagtgtcacagtggatgtacttcccaagtggtcattgtgagaaccccagctagagtttgtttgcttcattggtactcccacctcttgttgtttaccaactgtcgtgggaaatgccatgaagtgggccatagctctagtgaccttgatatttaggtattaggaAACCATCCTGATAAGCGCATGTATTTTACCTTAGATCCATTAGGCGTCAAACCTTTGTTAAGGCACAAAGGGAgatatacacttttttttattattccttggttttttatttttattttttatttttatttttattttattgttatttatttattctctttctttttgatttttgaattagtaataaaatcatGCATAACATATTATTGCATCCATGTATTTATCATGTCatcatcatatttatttaattttaggtcCGAAATTATAAAGCTATGATTAAGTTTCAAAAGAAAAGGCAAATTAACATAGAATTTGGAGTTGGGGGACAGTTAGATTTTGatgctttgaagaaaaaattatccTTTAGGGTTATAGAAGAGATGAAGAGCATGATATCTAGGGCTAGAAATTaggattttctttcttttgcatTTGATTTATGAGCTTTTTAGAGAGTGGGTTTGTGTGGACTTTTTTCCATGTCAATTTCTATTTActcacaactttataatttcttaataaaataaatgatttgcattatgtttttccttccttttcttcttcttattttttttaataaaaataatagagcaaaaataataaaaataaatacggCAAGGCCAAGGCACCCTTACAGGACGCGAGCAAATAGTAAAAACATGGAGGACTGGGAAACTGCACAAGAGACAATAAAAGCAGATATCAATCAACTAAAGGACCAAGTAGGTCAAATCTTGGAGGCCTTGAAGTCCTTAAAGGCCTCAGGAGAAGCTTCATCAGCAAAGGGTGAGGAAAGCACTCACGACGCTCCTATTGCTTTTCCAACATACGGATTGCCATCGAATTACACCCCACCTGTTGGAGATTATTCAGGGGCTGAACATGCTTCCTTCTCATTCCCAATCAATACTTCAAGGAATGAAGCGACTACCTTTGCAGAACCACGAGTGACTGTAATACCCAAGACTTTAAACACAACTGTCGATGATGACTCTTTGGGCAAGATTACACCACACCCTACTATGCAGTCCGTATTCGTTGATGTTGAGGGAACCAAAACTAAGTTGGAAATTTTGGAAGAACGACTACGAGCTATTGAGGGAGGTGGAAACTATGGGTTTGGCGATGTTGCAGGTTTAAGCTTAGTTCGTGATGTAACAATACCTCACAAGTTTAAGGTTCCGGAGTTCGAAAGGTACAAGGGTACCACATGTCCTAGAAGCCATCTAACCATGTATTATCGAAAGATGGCTGCCTATGCTTACGATGACAAATTGTTGATCCACTTTTTCCAAGATAGTTTGGCTGGGGCAGCATTGAGTTGGTATACCCACTTGGAGGCGTCTCGCATTCGCTCTTGGATGGATTTGGTAGATGCTTTTCTGAAACAGTACAAGTATAACATGGATATTGCGCCAGATCGTTTGCAATTGCAGAACATGGCCAAAAGGGATGCAGAATCATTTAAAGAGTATGCCCAACGATGGAGAGAGCTTGCTGCTCAAGTGGAGCCTCCTCTTCATGATAAAGAAATGGTGGCAATGTTTGTGAGCATGTTACAACCACCGTTCTATGAACACATGGTAGGGAATGTATCTTCAGTTTTCGCCGATATTATCATCATAGGTGAAAGGATAGAGATCGGGCTGAAGAATGGAAAGATTGCATATAGCCCGCTCGCGGCTACAACTCCTAAAAAGCCCGATTTCAGTCTCGGGAAGAAGATGGAAGTAGAGGTGCATGCAGTATCAACAATACCTAAGTGGGAAAATCAGACTTTTGCTTACCAAGCACAATCTCCACAACAGGGATCCTATCAATCACAACATAATAACACTTGGAAATTTGAGGCTAACACAAATCCCAACCAGTCTTTGGGGCAAATCACTAGTCCTAGAAGGAATcaagaaaagaattatattcatttcaCTCCTATTCCTGTGACTTACACGGAGTTATTGCCGGATCTACTCCGTAATGCTTTGGTAGCTATCTGCCCGATGAAGCCTTTGGAGCCACCATACCCTAAGTATTTTGATGTAAATGCCACATGTGATTATCACGGGGGGGCCATTGGTCACTCTACTGAGAAATGTTTGTCTTACAAACACAAAGTTCAAGCTTTAATCGACTCAGGGtggttaaaatttcaagagaatAAACCCAACATTAAGACCAATCCCCTATCTGGGCATGATAATGCTTCAATAAATGTTATTGATCTCGAGGGACGCCAGTTGGTGAAGAATGTGAGCGAAATTAAGAGTTCACAAGGTTTATTTTTGAGGCACTACTAACAGTAGGATTATTGGAAGGTGAATATAACTTAAGGGACGCATGCGGGTTCCATCCAGGTGCTGAACATTCCATCGAGGCGTgcaaaaagtttgaaaattttctacaaaatttgatcGACAAGAACTTCGTGCAAGTATGTTGTGGGGACAAAGATGACAAGAGGAGGCTGATAGAAGAAAAGAATGAGCTAGGCCTAGCTTGCATAGAAGGACGAGAACGAAAGAAAGGGAAGATTTGCATCAGTGACATCAAAGAGAGCTTCCGCAGTGTTAGATGGATTAACGCTTGTCAGATATCACCCATCGAGGATGGAAATGGATTGGAAAGCTTAGACTTTGTGCGGTCCCGTCCTCCAGACATATAGTTGAATAGTTGAGAGATAACGAATTACCCgtgatgtttaatttgaagaaaatgtaattCTTTTAGTTTATCGTTTTGCTTTACCCGGAGGGACTTTACGAGAtgacttacttttttttatgcttagtgtgacaatacaaaacatttataatttgtttttgattGTTTTCGActtattttttttcgttttataaacttaaatgatgcaaatatgatgatgaatgttttaaaaatattaatgtcgaTATTCCTATTTTTTGAGCACTCTGTTGATAATATGGAAGATGATAATGAGGATGACTGAGAACCTTCTCCTTACTATCTACAGATGAATGGGGCAATTGAGGTtgctaataaaaatataaagaagattatATAAAAGATGTTGGTCATGTATAAGGATTGGCATGAGATGCTTCCTTTTGCTTTGTATGGATATTGTACATCAATACATACTTCAACTGGGGCAACACCTTTCTCTCTAGTATATGGAATGGAGGCAGTACTCCCTTTTGAAGTAGAGATTCCATCCTTGCGAGTATTGATGAAAACCCAATTAGAAGAAGCAGAATGGGTTCAGGCCAGACTTGACCAGCTTAACCTCATTGAGGAAAAAAGGTTAACTGCGGTGTGTCATGGACAATTATACCAAAGAAGAATGAAGAAAGCGTTTGACAAAAAGGTGTGTCCCAGAGAGTTCCATGAAGGCGatctagttttaaaaaaatcttaccTATACAAAAGGACCATAGAGGCAAATGGACTCCAAATTATGAAGGCCCGTATGTGGTGAAGAAAGCATTCTCTAGTGGGGCACTAATTCTCATAAGGATGAATGGGGAGGAGTTACCGTTGCCAGTCAACTCTAATGCGGTTAAAATTTTTATGCATGATGATTCCATAATAGAGGATGCAACTAAGGATATCGACAttgttttcaagatttttgtatttcgttttatttgataaaaaatatatcatttgggTTTTCATAAATGTGTTGTAAAAGTTTTCACACTGAGctggtaattaaaaatatttggtaaaaatgtatatttgtgTAAAGAAAACATCACGGGTATATTCGCTAGATGCATACTAGCTCCTAAGGGTGTCGTGGTGGCCAAAAGAAatacaatgtaaatataaaaaaatgaggaaaGGAAAGGAAGGAAAAGTACGGGTTTTGTGCATCCATGCATTCATGCACCCTCATCACATCATAccttttttatcatcaaaacatattttgaaaagttcGGAAAGGAAAATAAGGGCCCACAGGGGCAGGTTTTCAGTTGGGCTCactttacttcttttttaaaaggCATTCACGTTGTGTTTGTCTACGTTTAAATCGATATTCAGGTTCTCCTTtagatgtagaccctctcctcgggattggtctaatcttttcaaaaagaaatcatatttgcaaaaagtatatgttttGGGATCGGGGCCCTCTACATAGTAATGGTCGCTTAATCCTTTGGATGTAGACcttctcctcgggattggtctaatctttctcaaagagttttagtttacaaaaagtttatgtttttggatcAAGGCCatctacgtggtaatggtctCCGAATCCTTTAGATGTAGACCATCTcatcgggattggtctaatctttctcaaaaagttttagtttacaaagagtttttgtttttggatcgaggccctctacgtggtaatggtcgccgaatcctttagatgtagaccctctcctcgggattggtctaatcttttcaaaaagaaattatatcggcaaaaagtatatgttttGGTATCgggccctctacatggtaatggtcaccgaatccgttggatgtagaccctctcctcgagattggtctaatctttctcaaaaagTTTTAGTTTGCAAAAAGTTTATGACTTTCTGGATCATggccctctacgtggtaatggtcaTTGAATCCTTTGGAATTGTGGTTGTCGGTTTGTGACCTTTGATTTCATGTCTTGcctttgtttcttttgaaaccGGACGAAATTAgtgtctttatctttacttatatttctttgagaatatgaaaatgtaaaattctcatattatcaagcaaaatctaagtaaagaggggcagctgtcaacacccaatttcgtccggctaaataaataataataatttgtttttttcagaaaaaggtaaaaaaaataataaaaaataaataaaaaaataaataagttttctctttggttttttgctttatctaaataataataataacagaataataataataataaataaataaataaaaagaaaaaaaaaactttgttttaatctggtatgtattttcttttcaggctttgtttctattttagcccTAAATACTCTATACACCCACACCGTTTTTCTTGCAACTAATGGTAgcccaaaatttaattttcacacccccactctatgctttgtcgtttctgctccaggttaagaagttagtctaataattagaaacagaatatgttctaatatttagaattatttactctgattttgtgctctgattttatgacaccttTTTTCTAGATagagaaatattaatataattcaaaacaatatctcttttactaattaaaattaattttgctgatcacgtttgattttgtgctctgttttttatatgatttgattctcattttgtaataatttgaaGACCAGTTCTTGCCTTTTAAAACTCGTTGTAGTTAAAGCAGACATTTATTACaagattacattagatttataatgttgtgtatataaatccatcagaaaaagaagaagaaaatgaattttttttctcaaaaatttctaGAGCCCTCTCTCACTCTAAGCACACATTCTCTTTTAACCCTCACACATACAAAAACCCACTCACCATCAATCGCCACCCCCACGTGCTTCTTAGTGTTCCAACGCAACTATTGTAAGTCTGACCTCCCGTTCAGGTtcgcaaaattaatttttttattgtgtcatGCAATATTTCTCGAGATGTGTTTTTTatcttggttgaatttgatgttttcagtatttcttttgatataaaaaaaacattactgtcaTGCTTTTTGgggttcattagttttataattaaggttttgttgattgctttgggttgtgaacattgttgcatgaataagtgagaaatatcatgttttgacattgtatgaatatgttgtgccatattttttcatgttaagggttgtaaactttttcatattaaaataatatgtttaatcctaaacgttatttcttaatcttttatttatttatttttctaatgttttcataaattgtggATACGAAATAGTCAAATTTTGTTGGGTATCAATGTCTTATTTCGAAAGTTTTAAAAggaagtaataacaaataaataatttaaatacccttttaacttttaaaatgtataagtgctCGTATGACCACTCGCGTCGACTTAGTACTTAATACCTTCGCTTTTCTATAAGATTgctaaaaaatacaaaattttcaaatattaaaaaagaataatatcaaCATCTTCGaataaattgttttcaaaaagtttttgcataaagaactacgtgaccctgattctccattatgaatggggatacgtaggagcaaggagtaatccttgtcgggcccaaaaaacaaaaaaatcttttttgtttccttatttttctttgtcatctttatttatttatttttattattgttaatttattagtttattaatttattaatttttattttgttttatttatttatattttatttatttattttattttatttcttttttttaaaataaatatttaaaggagaccacatcaatttgtattttaattaaaggtaccgtttCAAGGATGGGCgtggtagggtgctaacaccttccctacacGTAATTAACTCCCGTACCCCCAATCTCTGTTTTCGTAgatctttctcttttttatggttttccatagtttcctataataactatggtggcgactccaaaacctctttttacaaaaattttatttttttggttcgtcatctCGTCGCGATTTCGGTCGTGACaactttttaaatgtttttttataggttttaaaagttGGAGGAGCATTTTGACTAAaagtaacttttgttttttttatatatat
This portion of the Vigna unguiculata cultivar IT97K-499-35 chromosome 6, ASM411807v1, whole genome shotgun sequence genome encodes:
- the LOC114188404 gene encoding uncharacterized protein LOC114188404, producing the protein MEDWETAQETIKADINQLKDQVGQILEALKSLKASGEASSAKGEESTHDAPIAFPTYGLPSNYTPPVGDYSGAEHASFSFPINTSRNEATTFAEPRVTVIPKTLNTTVDDDSLGKITPHPTMQSVFVDVEGTKTKLEILEERLRAIEGGGNYGFGDVAGLSLVRDVTIPHKFKVPEFERYKGTTCPRSHLTMYYRKMAAYAYDDKLLIHFFQDSLAGAALSWYTHLEASRIRSWMDLVDAFLKQYKYNMDIAPDRLQLQNMAKRDAESFKEYAQRWRELAAQVEPPLHDKEMVAMFVSMLQPPFYEHMVGNVSSVFADIIIIGERIEIGLKNGKIAYSPLAATTPKKPDFSLGKKMEVEVHAVSTIPKWENQTFAYQAQSPQQGSYQSQHNNTWKFEANTNPNQSLGQITSPRRNQEKNYIHFTPIPVTYTELLPDLLRNALVAICPMKPLEPPYPKYFDVNATCDYHGGAIGHSTEKCLSYKHKVQALIDSGWLKFQENKPNIKTNPLSGHDNASINVIDLEGRQLVKNVSEIKSSQGAEHSIEACKKFENFLQNLIDKNFVQVCCGDKDDKRRLIEEKNELGLACIEGRERKKGKICISDIKESFRSVRWINACQISPIEDGNGLESLDFVRSRPPDI